The Strigops habroptila isolate Jane chromosome 8, bStrHab1.2.pri, whole genome shotgun sequence genome includes a window with the following:
- the LOC115611684 gene encoding putative coiled-coil domain-containing protein 195, with translation MEGNTHLLQVICKMHSQINKLERENRALRGELQVCGQRSVPLEREAAGGGGNNNVRSLANGGEGPAGSPASLHGSIVAGPVPAPKEQRDTTMTVRRYSTASPAPAPASMRSHWASKTPPSSGLLDVLGSAQPPAPPATAGEEKRLEKTPANCLSYSHSSKIKLCQEHIYRCRGKIKAVSFLLPMDVSSYAEKQDSLKSPQNQSTKQLTTIAEKDM, from the exons ATGGAAGGAAACACGCACCTCCTCCAGGTCATCTGCAAGATGCATTCCCAAATCAACAAGCTGGAGAGGGAAAACAGGGCCCTGAGGGGAGAGCTGCAGGTCTGTGGGCAGAGATCTGTGCCCctggagagagaagcagcaggaggaggtgggaacAACAACGTGAGGAGCCTCGCCAATGGTGGGGAAGGACCAGCTggctctccagcatccctgcatgGAAGCATCGTGGCTGGCCCTGTTCCAGCACCAAAGGAGCAGAGAG ATACCACCATGACCGTGCGGCGCTACTCCACTGCCTCACCAGcgcctgctcctgccagcatGAGGTCTCACTGGGCCAGCAAGACCCCTCCGAGCAGTGGACTCCTGGATGTGCTGGGCAGTGCCCAGccaccagcccctcctgccacagcaggagaggagaaaaggcttGAAAAGACACCGGCCAACTGTCTCTCCTACAGTCATTCcagcaaaataaagctgtgtCAGGAGCACATCTATAGGTGCAG GGGCAAAATCAAGGCCGTTAGTTTCCTCTTACCAATGGATGTGTCATCATATGCTGAAAAGCAAGATTCCCTCAAAAGCCCACAAAATCAGAGCACAAAACAGTTAACCACCATCGCCGAAAAGGATATGTAA